Proteins co-encoded in one Strix uralensis isolate ZFMK-TIS-50842 chromosome 2, bStrUra1, whole genome shotgun sequence genomic window:
- the LOC141940000 gene encoding uncharacterized protein LOC141940000: MRLFTTLRLPFLSLTITHRLLQQRWLYASSLLLFLFMRVDTLTMAHTSNPWDLALLRYTGSTKTLREKASLNLAILVLHENEIYAKNEWGWDNSQQMAQLQATTGERIQIGCRVVDGPTYRRPTEIKIFYTDFTKPENNNNDCYKITEPNLDCWYNFTFSKPVIAFCMWGHRDTELLFDFTISTRSMWSLCATGWPWTHAHIGYNGHAPQTHLAESLNLSVVALRNNFAFQKWVIKTEDKNWQIPYLKGTSGDTISIGCRIENHTQCTTASHIIVDYTGRRHGHGPDNTHTHTCHFGYECWYNFTIFHSALITCISADLKSHSRLALQFKIEIQQPSVPTRPPIKLSPRIYTTGPYIIKNIGQQQVLFNPSWSLKRVELALQIDVSEIKPDCSAFLRVAHTGWSAWLHGRSLKRSQRTQRDATGLLGTGLGILNTIDAEVLVNKLTATTEDLIKLEHPLKSSLSALGASQWLLSDILPHWERIEENDHQLIAKALGATQSNTSLALSCIQAQLWIQSIVAAIIREGEGGTLPTEIRKLIWDNASEFEREFQSWWQLVNFTHYTEGDKIIAFVLTIRNASVYNIYPILALGLNHNGNVLYPLEHKVWAHQKEGKWQTIDVNACTVREQRGFICEGNTLEAQDICLDTEQNICHFEIHPNETPETVVIYVGKGCVCMRTRCDSLLIDGTVHNITNKSNLCVCNFSVIIGCDFHFSVPITTYDDLSFNYMLYHELQPTPIGMSLTIIEQLLQHPDLIDLLQQAQKTGQKTLITVQHDIEEIHQVLTRVKRDGEHQWWESLFGWSPTATGLFNSMFHPVMIFLILILICLLLIIVLYIKVWRMVRQITQLQKYPRMYTIPK; encoded by the coding sequence ATGAGGCTCTTCACAACATTGCGCCTAccttttctctccctcaccatcacaCATCGATTGCTGCAACAACGGTGGCTATACGcttcttctctccttcttttcctgttCATGAGAGTTGATacacttacaatggctcacacatcaaatccttgggatcttgcattactaAGATACACTGGAAGCACCAAAACACTACGAGAAAAGGCCAGTCTAAATCTTGCTATTCTAGTTctacatgaaaatgaaatatacGCAAAGAATGAATGGGGATGGGATAACTCTCAGCAAATGGCTCAACTTCAAGCCACAACCGGAGAGAGAATACAAATTGGATGCCGAGTGGTTGATGGACCTACTTACCGTAGGCCgacagaaatcaaaatattttacactgattttactaaaccagaaaacaacaacaatgaTTGCTATAAAATAACAGAACCAAATTTAGACTGTTGGTACAATTTTACCTTTTCTAAACCTGTAATTGCATTTTGTATGTGGGGCCATAGAGACACAGAACTATTATTTGATTTCACGATTAGCACACGTAGTATGTGGAGCCTGTGCGCAACAGGATGGCCATGGACCCATGCTCATATAGGCTATAATGGACATGCACCCCAAACTCATCTTGCTGAATCCCTAAATTTGTCTGTAGTAGCCTTACGCAATAATTTTGCCTTCCAAAAATGGGTTAtaaaaactgaagataaaaattgGCAAATTCCATACCTGAAAGGGACAAGTGGAGACACTATTTCAATAGGATGCCGAATTGAAAATCACACTCAATGTACAACAGCTTCACATATTATTGTAGATTACACTGGAAGAAGGCATGGGCATGGCCCTGATAACACACACACCCATACCTGTCATTTTGGGTATGAATGTTGGTACAATTTTACTATATTCCACTCAGCACTCATAACATGCATTTCGGCAGACCTCAAGTCTCATTCCAGGTTGGCTCTCCAGTTCAAAATTGAAATCCAACAGCCATCCGTACCAACTCGACCTCCTATTAAATTGTCCCCTCGCATTTATACTACTGGTCcttatataattaaaaatataggaCAACAACAAGTCCTCTTTAACCCCAGCTGGTCTCTAAAAAGAGTGGAGCTAGCGCTACAAATCGATGTGTCAGAAATTAAACCAGACTGTTCTGCCTTTTTAAGAGTCGCCCACACTGGCTGGTCAGCATGGTTACATGGACGATCTCTAAAACGATCCCAGCGTACACAACGGGACGCCACTGGGTTATTGGGAACAGGATTAGGAATACTAAACACCATAGATGCCGAAGTTCTAGTGAACAAATTAACTGCTACTACCGAAGACCTGATCAAATTGGAACACCCACTAAAATCATCTTTATCAGCCTTAGGAGCAAGTCAATGGCTTCTATCAGACATTTTGCCTCACTGGGAACGAATTGAAGAAAACGATCATCAATTAATTGCAAAAGCTCTCGGAGCAACCCAAAGTAATACGTCTCTTGCCTTGAGTTGTATCCAAGCACAATTGTGGATACAGTCTATAGTAGCAGCTATTAttagagaaggagaaggaggaaccCTACCCACTGAAATCCGTAAATTGATCTGGGACAACGCCTCAGAATTTGAAAGGGAATTTCAATCATGGTGGCAATTGGTCAACTTTACTCACTACACTGAAGGTGATaagattattgcatttgtcctcaccatacgcaatgcttcagtgtacaacatatacccaatccttgcattaggactaaatcacaatggaaacgTACTCTATCCCTTAGAGCATAAAGTctgggcccaccagaaggaggggaaatggcaaacaattgatgtaaatgcatgtactgtgcgagaacaacgaggcttcatttgtgaaggaaatactcttgaggctcaagacatttgtcttgatactgaacaaaacatttgtcactttgagatccacccaaacGAAACCCCTGAAAccgtagtcatatatgttggaaagggatgtgtttgcatgcgaacacgatgtgattccttattaatagatggtactgtccataaCATAACCAATAAGTCCAATCTATGTGTGTGTAACTTTTCTGTAATTATTGGCTGTGATTTTCATTTCTCTGTACCAATAACTACCTATGATGACTTATCTTTCAATTATATGCTATATCACGAGTTGCAACCTACACCTATTGGGATGAGCCTAACCATAATTGAGcaactcctccaacatcctgacttaatcgacctcctgcaacaagcacagaaaactggacaaaagactcttatcacggtccaacatgatatagaagaaatacatcaggtgTTAACCAGagtcaaaagggatggagaacatcagtggtgggaaagcttatttggatggtcaccaacCGCAACtggactgtttaattctatgttccacccggtcatgatcttcttaattctaattctaatatgtttactgctcataattgtattgtatattaaggtttggaggatggttagacagattactcagttacagaagtatccccgtatgtacaccatcccaaaataa